The proteins below are encoded in one region of Pseudomonas putida NBRC 14164:
- a CDS encoding tRNA dihydrouridine synthase: MQIALAPMEGLVDNILRDVLTRVGGIDWCVTEFIRVCDRLLPASSFDKLAPELRQGARTAAGVPMRVQLLGSDPVCLAENAALACELGAPVIDLNFGCPAKTVNKSRGGAVLLKEPELLHAIVREVRRAVPAHIPVTSKMRLGFESPDGALECATALAEGGSAHLVVHARTKVEGYKPPAHWEWVARVQDVVKVPVFANGEIWTVDDWRRCREVSGAEDIMLGRGLVSRPDLGLQIAAARDGRDYQPMSWDDLLPLLREFWRQAQAKLSPRYAPGRMKQWLAMLTRSYPEAVVLFAELRREDDCARISRLLGVEVQALEACVA, from the coding sequence ATGCAAATTGCCCTGGCCCCCATGGAGGGGCTGGTTGACAACATCCTGCGCGACGTATTGACCCGCGTGGGCGGTATCGACTGGTGCGTCACCGAGTTCATTCGCGTGTGCGACCGCCTGCTGCCGGCGTCCTCGTTCGACAAGCTGGCGCCCGAGTTGCGCCAGGGTGCACGCACGGCCGCCGGGGTGCCGATGCGCGTGCAGTTGCTGGGTTCGGACCCGGTATGCCTGGCGGAAAACGCGGCGCTGGCCTGTGAGCTGGGTGCGCCCGTGATCGACCTGAACTTCGGCTGCCCGGCCAAGACCGTGAACAAGTCACGGGGTGGTGCCGTGCTGCTCAAAGAGCCGGAGTTGCTGCACGCCATCGTGCGTGAGGTGCGCCGCGCGGTGCCGGCGCATATCCCGGTAACCTCGAAGATGCGCCTGGGCTTCGAGAGCCCGGACGGCGCGCTGGAGTGTGCCACTGCGTTGGCAGAGGGCGGCTCGGCGCACCTGGTGGTGCATGCGCGGACCAAGGTCGAAGGCTACAAGCCGCCGGCGCATTGGGAGTGGGTGGCGCGGGTGCAGGATGTGGTCAAGGTACCGGTGTTCGCCAATGGCGAGATCTGGACCGTCGATGACTGGCGCCGCTGCCGCGAGGTGAGTGGGGCCGAAGACATCATGCTGGGTCGAGGGCTGGTATCGCGCCCTGACCTGGGCCTGCAGATTGCCGCCGCGCGTGACGGGCGCGACTATCAGCCGATGAGCTGGGATGACCTGCTGCCGTTGTTGCGCGAGTTCTGGCGTCAGGCCCAGGCCAAACTGTCACCGCGCTATGCGCCGGGGCGGATGAAGCAGTGGTTGGCGATGCTGACCCGCAGTTACCCCGAGGCGGTGGTGCTGTTTGCCGAGTTGCGCAGGGAAGATGACTGCGCGCGGATCAGCCGGTTGCTGGGGGTTGAGGTGCAGGCTTTGGAGGCCTGTGTTGCCTGA
- a CDS encoding alpha/beta fold hydrolase produces the protein MTTLSWIRGVNGTLGRLAPEHVAGKMRRAFMTPRNLPPRDWELPVLANAERITLRFGLSALRWGKGPTVLLMHGWEGRPTQFAALIETLVQAGHTVVSLEGPGHGRSPGEQANVVLFARALLEAAAELPPLRAVIGHSMGGASVLLALQMGLRTEAAVSIAAPARLLGVLRGFAHHLGMPARARAAFIRQVERDVGMQIARLDVTGYQLELPGLVVHAADDALVAADEAQVIHKAWFDSRLMLLEQGGHQRVLSDPRLGEAVLELLARADVRARQTA, from the coding sequence ATGACTACCCTGAGCTGGATTCGTGGTGTCAATGGCACCCTGGGCCGCCTGGCCCCCGAGCATGTCGCGGGCAAGATGCGCCGTGCCTTCATGACCCCGCGCAATCTGCCGCCTCGGGATTGGGAGCTGCCCGTACTGGCCAACGCCGAGCGCATCACCCTGCGCTTCGGGTTGTCTGCCTTGCGCTGGGGGAAGGGGCCGACGGTGCTGCTGATGCATGGTTGGGAAGGGCGCCCGACCCAGTTTGCCGCCTTGATCGAAACCTTGGTCCAGGCCGGGCACACGGTGGTGTCGCTGGAGGGGCCGGGCCATGGCCGCTCGCCTGGTGAACAGGCCAATGTGGTGCTGTTCGCCCGGGCGCTGCTGGAGGCCGCCGCCGAGCTGCCACCGCTGCGGGCGGTGATTGGCCACTCCATGGGCGGTGCCAGTGTATTGCTGGCCTTGCAGATGGGGCTGCGCACAGAGGCAGCAGTCAGTATTGCTGCCCCGGCGCGGCTGCTGGGCGTGCTGCGCGGTTTTGCTCATCATCTGGGGATGCCGGCGCGTGCGCGGGCGGCGTTCATTCGCCAGGTAGAGCGAGATGTGGGCATGCAGATCGCGCGGCTGGATGTTACCGGTTACCAGCTGGAGCTTCCGGGGTTGGTGGTGCATGCCGCCGATGATGCCCTGGTGGCCGCCGATGAAGCCCAGGTTATTCACAAGGCCTGGTTCGACAGCCGCCTGATGCTGCTGGAGCAGGGCGGCCACCAGCGGGTGCTGTCCGATCCGCGGCTGGGTGAGGCCGTGCTCGAATTGCTGGCCCGGGCTGACGTGCGAGCGCGACAAACCGCCTGA
- a CDS encoding LysR family transcriptional regulator, which produces MDLANLSAFIAIAETGSFSGAAERLFLTQPAISKRIAGLEQQLGVRLFDRLGREVTLTEAGRALLPRAYQILNVLDDTRRALTNLTGAVSGRLTLATSHHIGLHRLPPLLRAFTRQYPAVALDIQFLDSEQAYDEILHGRAEIAVITLAPDPHHLVKAVPVWDDALDFVAAPEHPLANNHEVSLADVARHPAVFPGGNTFTHHIVQRLFESQGLTPNIAMSTNYLETIKMMVSIGLAWSVLPRTMLDEQVAPIALPGIQLSRQLGYILHTERTLSNAARAFMALLDSHAGPA; this is translated from the coding sequence ATGGACCTGGCCAACCTCAGTGCCTTTATCGCCATTGCCGAAACCGGCAGCTTTTCCGGGGCTGCCGAACGGCTGTTCCTGACCCAGCCGGCCATCAGCAAACGCATCGCCGGGCTGGAGCAGCAACTGGGGGTGCGCCTGTTCGACCGGCTGGGCCGCGAGGTGACTTTGACCGAGGCCGGGCGCGCCCTGCTGCCACGGGCCTACCAGATCCTCAATGTCCTTGATGATACCCGACGCGCCCTGACCAATCTGACCGGGGCCGTGAGCGGTCGTCTGACCCTGGCCACCAGCCACCACATCGGCCTGCACCGCCTGCCGCCACTGCTGCGGGCGTTCACCCGCCAGTACCCGGCCGTGGCGCTGGATATTCAGTTTCTGGATTCCGAACAGGCCTACGACGAAATTCTGCATGGCCGCGCCGAAATTGCCGTGATCACCCTGGCGCCCGACCCGCATCACCTGGTCAAAGCCGTGCCGGTGTGGGACGACGCCCTGGACTTCGTCGCCGCCCCCGAGCACCCGCTGGCCAACAACCATGAGGTCAGCCTGGCGGATGTCGCCCGCCACCCGGCGGTATTCCCTGGCGGCAACACCTTCACCCACCATATCGTCCAGCGCCTGTTCGAAAGCCAGGGCCTTACGCCGAACATCGCCATGAGCACCAACTACCTGGAAACCATCAAGATGATGGTGTCGATCGGCCTGGCCTGGAGCGTATTGCCGCGCACCATGCTCGACGAACAGGTTGCACCCATCGCCTTGCCGGGCATACAGCTGTCGCGCCAGCTAGGCTACATTCTGCATACGGAGCGAACGCTATCGAACGCGGCCAGGGCATTCATGGCCCTGCTCGACAGCCACGCAGGGCCCGCCTGA
- a CDS encoding TetR/AcrR family transcriptional regulator, with amino-acid sequence MTDKKSRTRERILEAARSALIQHGPAEPSVSQVMGAAGLTVGGFYAHFDSKDELMLEAFRQLLGERRALLAQIDPNLDGAGRRALASAFYLSRKHRDAEVHACPLPNSLGEMQRLPEVFREVLAEHIELMTAAMVDRPEDADKALADLALMVGGLALARALGTSELSDRILRAAKSAVL; translated from the coding sequence ATGACCGACAAGAAGAGCAGAACCCGCGAGCGCATCCTGGAAGCGGCACGCAGCGCGCTGATCCAGCACGGCCCGGCCGAGCCCAGCGTCAGCCAGGTAATGGGCGCAGCAGGGCTGACCGTCGGCGGTTTCTATGCCCACTTCGACAGCAAGGACGAGCTGATGCTCGAAGCCTTCCGCCAGCTGTTGGGTGAGCGCCGCGCCTTGCTCGCCCAGATCGATCCCAACCTCGATGGGGCGGGCCGCCGGGCGCTCGCCAGTGCCTTCTACCTGTCGCGCAAACACCGGGATGCCGAGGTGCATGCTTGCCCGCTGCCCAACTCGCTGGGCGAGATGCAGCGCCTTCCGGAGGTTTTCCGCGAGGTATTGGCCGAGCACATCGAGCTGATGACTGCAGCCATGGTCGACCGCCCTGAAGATGCCGACAAGGCCCTGGCCGACCTGGCGCTCATGGTCGGTGGCCTTGCCCTGGCCCGGGCCTTGGGCACCAGCGAGCTGTCTGACCGTATTCTGCGCGCCGCCAAATCGGCGGTGCTTTAA
- a CDS encoding acyl-CoA thioesterase yields the protein MSWDLATPFVIDLRVGSEDIDGLGHANNAVYVTWLERCAWRHSQRLGLDLAEYRRLDRAMAVVRHEIDYLAAAYEDDELQLATWIIDWDQRLRMTRRFQLKRPRDGVTLLRAQTTFACIELSSGKPKRMPAEFVEGYGPALIGA from the coding sequence ATGAGCTGGGACCTGGCAACACCCTTCGTCATCGACCTGCGCGTCGGCAGCGAGGACATCGACGGCCTCGGCCACGCAAACAACGCGGTGTACGTCACCTGGCTGGAGCGGTGCGCCTGGCGTCACTCCCAACGGTTAGGCCTGGACCTGGCCGAGTATCGGCGCCTGGACCGGGCGATGGCTGTGGTGCGCCACGAAATCGACTACCTGGCCGCCGCCTATGAGGACGACGAACTGCAACTGGCCACCTGGATCATCGACTGGGATCAGCGCCTGCGCATGACCCGGCGCTTCCAGCTCAAGCGCCCGCGTGACGGCGTAACCCTGCTGCGCGCGCAAACCACCTTTGCCTGCATCGAGTTGTCCAGTGGCAAGCCCAAGCGCATGCCGGCGGAATTCGTCGAAGGTTACGGTCCGGCGCTGATCGGCGCCTGA
- the leuC gene encoding 3-isopropylmalate dehydratase large subunit translates to MAGKTLYDKLWEAHEVKRRDDGSSLIYIDRHIIHEVTSPQAFEGLRLANRKPWRIDTNIATPDHNVPTTPERKGGIEAIVDQVSRLQVQTLDENCDEYGIVEFKMNDERQGIVHVISPEQGATLPGMTVVCGDSHTSTHGAFGALAHGIGTSEVEHVLATQCLVAKKMKNMLVRVEGQLPAGVTAKDIVLAVIGKIGTAGGNGHAMEFAGSAIRELSMEGRMTICNMSIEAGARVGLVATDATTVAYVEGRPYAPKGEQWKQAVESWKDLVSDDDAVFDTVVELDASQIKPQVSWGTSPEMVLAVDQRVPDPAAEADLVKRGSIERALKYMGLTANQAITDIQLDRVFIGSCTNSRIEDLRAAAEIAKGRKVAATVKQAIVVPGSGLVKAQAEREGLDKIFVEAGFEWREPGCSMCLAMNPDRLESGEHCASTSNRNFEGRQGAGGRTHLVSPAMAAAAAVTGHFIDVRELIQGSAA, encoded by the coding sequence ATGGCTGGCAAAACGCTCTACGACAAACTCTGGGAAGCCCATGAGGTCAAGCGCCGTGATGACGGCTCGTCCTTGATCTACATCGACCGCCACATCATCCACGAAGTGACGTCGCCCCAGGCCTTCGAAGGCCTGCGCCTGGCCAACCGCAAACCGTGGCGCATCGACACCAACATCGCCACCCCCGACCACAACGTGCCGACCACGCCAGAGCGCAAGGGCGGTATCGAGGCCATCGTCGACCAGGTGTCGCGCCTGCAGGTGCAGACCCTTGACGAAAACTGTGACGAGTACGGCATCGTCGAATTCAAGATGAATGACGAACGCCAAGGCATCGTCCACGTCATCAGCCCGGAGCAGGGGGCCACCTTGCCTGGCATGACCGTGGTCTGCGGCGACTCGCACACCTCCACCCATGGCGCCTTCGGTGCCTTGGCCCACGGCATTGGCACTTCCGAGGTTGAGCACGTGCTCGCCACCCAGTGCCTGGTCGCCAAGAAGATGAAGAACATGCTGGTGCGCGTGGAAGGCCAATTGCCTGCCGGCGTTACCGCCAAGGACATCGTCCTGGCCGTGATCGGCAAGATCGGCACCGCCGGTGGCAACGGCCACGCCATGGAGTTCGCCGGCAGCGCCATCCGCGAATTGTCGATGGAAGGCCGCATGACCATCTGCAACATGTCCATCGAGGCCGGTGCCCGTGTGGGCCTGGTGGCCACTGACGCCACCACCGTTGCCTACGTCGAAGGCCGCCCGTATGCGCCGAAGGGCGAGCAGTGGAAGCAAGCGGTCGAGTCGTGGAAAGACCTGGTGTCGGATGACGATGCCGTGTTCGACACCGTGGTCGAGCTGGATGCCAGCCAGATCAAGCCACAAGTCAGCTGGGGCACTTCGCCCGAGATGGTGTTGGCCGTCGACCAGCGCGTGCCGGACCCGGCTGCCGAAGCCGACCTGGTCAAGCGTGGTTCGATCGAGCGTGCCTTGAAGTACATGGGCCTGACCGCCAACCAGGCGATCACCGATATCCAGCTGGACCGCGTGTTCATCGGCTCGTGCACCAACTCGCGTATCGAAGACCTGCGCGCCGCGGCCGAAATCGCCAAGGGCCGCAAGGTAGCCGCTACCGTCAAGCAAGCCATCGTCGTGCCGGGCTCGGGCCTGGTCAAGGCCCAGGCCGAGCGCGAAGGCCTGGACAAGATCTTTGTCGAAGCCGGTTTCGAATGGCGTGAGCCAGGCTGTTCGATGTGCCTGGCGATGAACCCGGACCGCCTGGAGAGCGGCGAGCACTGTGCGTCCACCTCCAACCGCAACTTCGAAGGCCGTCAGGGCGCCGGTGGCCGTACCCACCTGGTCAGCCCGGCCATGGCGGCCGCTGCCGCGGTGACCGGCCACTT
- a CDS encoding PAS domain S-box protein, whose amino-acid sequence MPKSANRFLRLPRIPAADPQESEQAWQNAPQLLAALNGARLGAWLWDIESGRVSWSRGTQALFGFDPQRPLPADVDYLDLLPEEDRARTRQVFQAVFNGEPVEQAMRHRIRWPDGSLHWLEINGSLTHDQHGRPQMIGVIREITRQRERETALINSEKRFATLFHLSPNAILLTRRHDGMIFEVNQHFEDMFGWPGSQVIGKTSLELGLWVNPEQRHQVMESTRASGGPLIMEVQFRATSGKVHDGILCTQGIELEGVTFLISTFVDTTERKRAEQALKDSQERLDLALDSAQLGTWDWHIPSGMLYGSARAAQLHGLPPTPFHESFDAFFEGVPEQERNSMRQAYRSLREGPAGNYQITYRVQLESGISRYIESRARLYRDEQGNPLRMAGTLLDITDQVEREQRLSASEEKFASLFQVSPDPICVTRQDTGQFIEINPAFSQTFGWDSGQVIGRTAEEIGLWAESIERAQRIERVIREQALSNVAVVVNHRNGAPLTCVISSRLITVDDQPCSVTTLRDITQQQRAEAALKSSEEKFAKAFHSSPDAITITERHSGRYLEINDGFCRLTGYSAADVVGHTVYEIGIWADDKQRSALLAELRDRGRVHHREMLGRNKRGDILTVEVSVEPITLNEVDCLLLTARDVSQLKNAQAQIRHLAYHDPLTNLPNRALLMDRLSQQIALLKRHNLRGALLFLDLDHFKHINDSLGHPVGDTVLKIITARLEASVRLEDTVARLGGDEFVVLLSGLEGSRELVEAKVRELADTLRELLAEPMSLDGQRLQVTPSIGVALIPDHGTTPADLLKRADIALYRAKDSGRNTTQLFHTTMQKAASERLRMENDLRLALARGELALHFQPQVDARDNRIVGAEVLLRWHHPQLGQQPPAQFIQVLEESGLILEVGSWILDEACDACARMLTDGLIDADDFSLCVNISPRQFRQNNFVERVLRSLDDYRLPRHMLKLEITEGIVIQNLEDTISKMRELKRYGVSFAMDDFGTGYSSLTYLKRLPVDALKIDQTFVRDAPIDPNDAEIVRAIVAMARSLDLAVIAEGVELTEQLEFLEQLGCHLYQGYLHSRPLPLPEFRKLLQEAPADY is encoded by the coding sequence ATGCCCAAATCAGCAAACCGCTTTTTGCGCCTGCCGCGTATCCCAGCGGCCGATCCCCAAGAGTCGGAACAGGCCTGGCAGAACGCCCCACAACTGCTGGCAGCCCTCAACGGTGCGCGCCTGGGGGCCTGGCTATGGGATATCGAAAGCGGCCGGGTCAGCTGGTCACGGGGCACCCAGGCCCTGTTCGGCTTCGACCCGCAGCGGCCGTTGCCCGCCGATGTCGACTACCTCGACCTGCTGCCCGAGGAAGACCGCGCGCGCACGCGCCAGGTATTCCAGGCGGTGTTCAACGGCGAGCCGGTGGAACAGGCCATGCGTCACCGTATTCGCTGGCCGGACGGTAGCCTGCACTGGCTGGAGATCAACGGCAGCCTGACCCACGACCAGCATGGCCGGCCACAAATGATCGGGGTGATCCGCGAAATCACCCGCCAGCGCGAACGGGAAACAGCGCTGATCAATTCGGAAAAGCGCTTCGCCACCCTGTTCCACCTCAGCCCCAACGCCATTCTTCTCACCCGCCGCCACGACGGCATGATCTTCGAGGTCAACCAGCACTTCGAAGACATGTTCGGCTGGCCCGGCAGCCAGGTAATAGGCAAGACCAGCCTGGAGCTGGGCCTGTGGGTCAACCCCGAACAGCGCCACCAGGTGATGGAGTCGACCCGCGCCAGCGGCGGCCCGCTGATCATGGAGGTGCAGTTCCGCGCCACCAGCGGCAAGGTGCATGACGGCATCCTCTGCACGCAGGGCATCGAACTGGAGGGCGTCACCTTCCTGATCAGCACCTTTGTCGACACCACCGAACGCAAGCGCGCCGAGCAGGCGCTGAAGGACAGCCAGGAGCGCCTGGACCTGGCCCTGGACTCGGCGCAGCTGGGCACCTGGGACTGGCACATCCCCAGCGGCATGCTCTACGGCTCGGCCCGCGCCGCGCAACTGCACGGCCTGCCGCCCACCCCTTTTCACGAATCGTTCGATGCGTTTTTCGAGGGGGTGCCAGAGCAGGAACGCAACTCGATGCGCCAGGCCTACCGCAGCCTGCGCGAAGGGCCCGCCGGCAACTACCAGATCACCTACCGGGTGCAGCTGGAAAGCGGGATTTCGCGTTACATCGAAAGCCGCGCACGGCTGTACCGCGACGAGCAGGGCAACCCGCTGCGCATGGCCGGCACCCTGCTCGACATCACCGACCAGGTAGAGCGCGAGCAGCGCCTGAGCGCCTCGGAAGAGAAGTTCGCCAGCCTGTTCCAGGTCAGCCCCGACCCGATCTGCGTGACCCGCCAGGACACCGGCCAGTTCATCGAGATCAACCCGGCGTTCAGCCAGACCTTTGGCTGGGACAGCGGCCAGGTGATCGGCCGCACCGCCGAGGAAATCGGCCTGTGGGCCGAGTCCATCGAGCGTGCGCAACGTATCGAGCGGGTGATCCGCGAACAGGCCTTGAGCAACGTCGCCGTGGTGGTCAACCACCGCAACGGCGCGCCGTTGACCTGCGTGATCTCCAGCCGCCTGATCACCGTTGACGACCAGCCCTGCAGCGTTACCACCCTGCGCGACATCACCCAGCAGCAACGCGCCGAGGCGGCGCTCAAATCCAGCGAAGAGAAGTTTGCCAAGGCCTTCCACTCCAGCCCCGACGCCATCACCATCACCGAACGCCACAGCGGCCGGTACCTGGAAATCAACGACGGCTTCTGCCGCCTGACTGGCTACAGCGCCGCCGATGTGGTCGGCCACACGGTGTACGAAATCGGTATCTGGGCCGACGACAAGCAGCGCAGCGCGTTGCTGGCCGAATTGCGCGACCGCGGCCGGGTGCATCACCGGGAAATGCTCGGCCGTAACAAGCGCGGCGATATCCTCACCGTTGAAGTCTCTGTCGAGCCGATCACCCTCAACGAAGTCGACTGCCTGCTATTGACTGCCCGCGACGTCAGCCAGCTGAAGAACGCCCAGGCGCAGATCCGCCACCTGGCCTATCACGACCCGTTGACCAACCTGCCCAACCGCGCCCTGCTGATGGACCGCCTGAGCCAGCAGATCGCCCTGCTCAAGCGCCATAACCTGCGCGGCGCCCTATTGTTCCTCGACCTCGACCACTTCAAGCACATCAACGACTCACTGGGCCACCCGGTGGGCGACACGGTGCTGAAGATCATCACCGCCCGCCTGGAAGCCAGTGTGCGCCTGGAGGACACCGTGGCCCGCCTGGGTGGCGACGAGTTCGTGGTACTGCTCAGCGGCCTGGAGGGCAGCCGTGAGCTGGTGGAGGCAAAAGTCCGTGAACTGGCCGACACCCTGCGTGAACTGCTGGCCGAACCGATGTCGCTGGATGGCCAGCGCCTGCAGGTAACGCCCAGCATCGGCGTGGCGCTGATCCCCGACCACGGCACCACCCCGGCCGATCTGCTCAAGCGTGCCGATATCGCCCTGTACCGGGCCAAGGACTCCGGGCGCAACACCACCCAGCTGTTCCACACCACCATGCAGAAAGCTGCCAGCGAGCGCCTGCGCATGGAAAACGACCTGCGCCTTGCCCTGGCCCGTGGCGAACTGGCGCTGCACTTCCAGCCGCAGGTGGATGCCCGCGACAACCGTATCGTCGGCGCCGAGGTGCTGCTGCGCTGGCACCACCCGCAACTGGGCCAGCAGCCGCCCGCACAGTTCATTCAAGTGCTGGAGGAAAGCGGCCTGATCCTTGAAGTTGGCAGCTGGATCCTGGATGAAGCCTGCGATGCTTGTGCACGCATGCTGACCGACGGCCTGATCGATGCGGATGATTTCAGCCTGTGCGTGAACATCAGCCCGCGACAGTTCCGCCAGAACAACTTTGTCGAGCGCGTGCTGCGCAGCCTGGACGATTACCGGCTGCCTCGGCACATGCTCAAGCTGGAGATCACCGAAGGCATCGTCATCCAGAACCTGGAAGACACCATCAGCAAGATGCGCGAACTGAAGCGTTACGGGGTGAGTTTCGCCATGGACGACTTTGGCACTGGCTATTCGTCGCTGACTTACCTCAAGCGCCTGCCGGTCGATGCGCTGAAGATCGACCAGACCTTCGTGCGCGATGCACCGATCGACCCCAACGACGCCGAAATCGTCCGCGCCATTGTCGCCATGGCCCGCAGCCTGGACCTGGCAGTGATTGCCGAGGGGGTGGAGCTGACCGAGCAACTTGAGTTTCTCGAACAGCTGGGCTGTCACCTGTACCAGGGTTACCTGCACAGCCGGCCGTTGCCGTTGCCGGAATTTCGCAAACTGTTGCAGGAGGCGCCGGCAGACTACTGA
- a CDS encoding Hsp20 family protein: MTTAFSLAPLFRHSVGFDRFNDLFESAARNEAGSSYPPYNVEKHGEDHYRIVVAAAGFQEQDLDLQVEKGVLTVTGGKRDNSATEVTYLHQGIAQRAFKLSFRLADHIEVKAAGLANGLLSIDLLRIVPEEAKAKRIPINGEKPALN; this comes from the coding sequence ATGACTACCGCTTTCTCTCTTGCTCCACTGTTCCGCCATTCCGTTGGTTTCGACCGTTTCAACGACCTGTTCGAATCCGCGGCACGTAATGAGGCCGGTAGCAGCTACCCGCCCTACAACGTGGAAAAGCATGGCGAGGACCACTACCGCATTGTGGTTGCCGCAGCCGGTTTCCAGGAGCAGGACCTCGACCTGCAGGTCGAGAAAGGTGTCCTGACCGTAACCGGTGGCAAGCGCGACAATAGCGCCACTGAAGTGACCTACCTGCATCAGGGTATCGCGCAACGCGCCTTCAAGCTGTCGTTCCGCCTGGCCGACCATATCGAAGTGAAAGCCGCCGGCCTGGCCAACGGCCTGCTCAGCATCGACCTGCTGCGCATCGTGCCTGAAGAAGCCAAGGCCAAGCGCATCCCGATCAATGGCGAAAAACCAGCGCTGAACTGA